Within Rhododendron vialii isolate Sample 1 chromosome 12a, ASM3025357v1, the genomic segment tggagagtgaagagagaaatgagagtaataattgaaagtaagaataatgagtattttttgagttgatttttttttttcaagtttccaTCCAAATAAAACATAAGTTTTGTTGAAGCAAAAATAAATGTAATATTATTTCAAAATTGACCTCAATTTGAGAGCTAGCTACCAAATCCACATAGAATTTGACTTCATTTCTAGAGTAATGCCACGTACAGTACCCTATCGACCACTTCCCGATCACTCCGCTCTCATATATGTGTTGGCCTAACAAATTTAATTATAAGATGAGCTCCACACATATGTGAAAAAAAGGTGGTCAAGAGAGTGGTCGATAAGAGTTTACCCAGACTTAATTATTACTTCTAAAGGCAGGATTAGAGGGACCTTCAGTTGCTTTTTTTGATCGCTCGAGATGCCACAGGCTATTTGTCAAAGCCCCATAATTAGGATCTTTCTTTGTAGAGCATATTTTTGCGTTGAATCTATTATTACTAGCAATGAACTAGTAGTGGTTCTTCGTCTGGGTTAATTAATtacttgaaaataaaaaacgaCAAGACGAAAAAGTCTACCTTTCCTCTCACTCCTACGTAAATGACTTCTCTCTATTTCTTAATTTCCTACTACTAGTAGTAATATATCTGTCCCATTTTATTTGTTCTGCGTTTCATTTTCAAATGtctcaaaattatttgtacTCTTTGAAAtgtccaaaaacaaaacatgccAATTTTTGCAATTAACCTCTGTAAGTgattaaaagtaattttatgaGTAAACAATAAAGGATACTACTAAAAATCTAATTATATTTTCTAGGAAAAGTTTGGACTTCGGGTTGGTACTGTGCAGTGTGGTACACAGCACCTTTGAGCCATCGGATTGtggatccgacggctcggatctcatctccgcaaccaacgatcgagagtcgttcaatgtcgagatgagatccgagccgtcggatgcacgatccgactgctcggaggtgcgcagcatgGTGCTGCACACACCACTACACAGCACCATCCCCATTTGGAAAAGTTTGTACATTAGTGAAAATTTATGTCTATACACATAATTCTATAGAATGTTTACGTCTATATATATGATTTCACGAGAACAATATTTGAATATAATTGAGATACGCCTAAGATGACTGTTGAACATCTCCGTTATAAAAAATAGAGAATATCTTCTTTACATAAATTTCCGTGAAAATGGGTTTACGGAGGTGAATCTCACCCGTCCAAAGCATTTTGGACGGtccaagttttaaaaaaaaaaaaaactttttagaaaaagtaaaattattaaaattcgaACCATTCAGAACACTTTTATATGATTGCGATTAGTTGTTGTTGTACACAACTTGTTCACCACTCTgtcgtgaataaatttctcccGCCAAAATAATAGCTGGATTACATATCAAATTGTACTTATTATTTTTAGTCAACATAAGTTTCCATACACACATTTGTTAACAAACAAACGAAGGAGGAGAGATGGCCCACGTTACCCAGTGGAAAGTAGCTTTTCCATGCCCCTCACTCACTAGAATGCATGCGCGTGCGAACAGTCACTCCAACCACATGTgctcatatctctctctctctctctctctctctctcctcccgtaCTGTTTCCAAAGTTGACGGCGACATTTTTGTATCTTATCTTTTTCCttcccaaatctctctctctctctcccctctgtTTCCTCTGTGCTCTGTACTATTGCTGAGACGAACCCCtcaaccaaccaaaaaaaagcaCGCTTCAACAAACCCTACatactccccccccccccactgaAAACCCtaacacacacactctctgtctctctctactttctccCTCCGCGTTACATCCTTCATTATTCTCTTCTCCGATTCACACTACACAAGCAGATATCTAGCTATAAGCATATTATATATAGATTGTCTTAAGTACTGCAATGGACGATGATAAGCACCGAGTCGATCCGGGAATTACCGAGTCGAACTGGACGACGACGTTCGGCCAGCTCGATTCGGACAGCGCATTCTTCTTCGGGAACGACAGGGAGAGCAGCGTGCTCGCCGAATTCGGATGGAATTTCGGTCCTCCTCGTGCCCCGAGCGGTAGTACTGGAGAGACCTCCAGTAATTACGCCGAGATTAATCCGATCGGCGGCGCGGAGGAGACGCCgggggcggcggcggcggccaCGGCCGCGATTCCTTCCGTGTCTTCCAGCTCGACGGAGGATCTGCCGGAGAAGTCGACGGCGTCCGGTAGCAGCGACAAAGCGCAGCAGGAGACATCGTGAGTAGTAGTGGCGTGCGTGTGCTTTTTGGCGTTGTCGTTGCCGTGTTGCGTAAACACTACTCCATGTTTGTCCCGTGGCTAGTTTCGTAATAAAACGGGAATTTCGTGGGCCAATTCCCTGGGCTCTAATTTCCAAATATCTCGCCCCAAAATTCCCGTTTAATTTCGCGCTTAACAGTGGTTCCGTActctattttttctctctttttttttgtccagcGAATTCTGCAGGATTTCGGTTGCGATATTTATGGAGCCGTTATTGCGGCTGGAATGGCGTCCTACTACAACTTTTTCCCTAAATTTTtgttgaagaaaagaaaacagaaaaaaaaaaaaaaaaccataaaatgATGGTGCATTGCATTTGTTACACGGGAAGAAAAGTGAGAGAATAGGAAAAAGTGGGAACATTTTGGGAAATCTCGCTTTTTCGTGCCTGAACGGGAGGATGCTGCTAAGAACCCACTATAAAGTGATTGCAGAGCGGCCGATCCCTGATCCCTCAAGTTCTAGATGCATTACTGCTTTCTATCTCGGCATCTGAAAATTACTACTAAGTTGATTTTGAGTGcaaaagcatatatatatatatatatatattttctcagGTGTTCTCCTTTTAATATTTTCAGGAATACATTGTGCACTAGTTTCATTACCACTGCAGTAATGATTAATAGTAGCAGAGAAAATTATGCGATCTGATTTCATTTGGTGGATCACTTAAAGCTGTTTGGTGATATATACGGAGTCATATATAGGGGTAGGTTTCTTCTTTCATTTGACGGTCCTTTGGACTGAAACATAGTACTCAGGAGGAGTATCTCTTTTATTTTGCAAGTATCAATTAATCTGGTTCAGATATTGGTGAAAACCTATCCACCGCATTTCACCCTTCCCCATTTGTGGGAAAAAGTGGAAAAGGAACAACAAGAGGTAAAAATGTTTTCCAGGTGGGTGATCTGGCTGTGTGATCAATGTGATATTGTGTGCTTTGCTAGGAGTGATGTTGATGCATGGGGTGAAAACCCTAAAGTTCTAGTTTAATTTATTACTAGTCCTCCCCGTTACTAAATTTTTAtgactcctctctctctctctctctctctctctctggaaaatGGGGGCATTTGAAAAATGCTACTGCTTATTGTTGTTTGAAAAAAGCAACGTTTTCCAGGTTTGGCACATAGCAAAGCTCATACTTTCATGGAATTGGAATGAGAATGCGAGAACCATGCAGGGTTTTGCTGTGCTCACGCCAAgttaaactctctctctctctctctctctcaccagaGCCCCGAGGTGTCAGTAGAGTTGTGGTAGTAAATTCACTCGTGACGATGACATTGGCCTTGTGCAATTTGCAGTCTGTACGTACGTACTTCTGTTGGGATTTCTGTGTGGTTGTGGTgttactttttctttcttttttatcattgGATCAAATTAAACATTGGGTTCACTcctcaaaaaaattttttttggggaataTAACTTATCCTTTTGGTTCTTTTCTCCAGTTTCCAGCAAAGACATATATGGAAATCTTACATTCTACTCTATTGAGGTGTAACCAAGGTTTCGAAGGCATTACGTAGCGTACCACCCGATACGTGTCGGTATTTGCACCTTCTGATACCAATATTACACCATGAATATATACTAGGGAGATAAAAAAACCGATTGCATATTGGTCGGCTCCTGTTACGTACGTGCATGTTGGTTTGTTTTCAGTATACGATCGTTACAGTCAATACTCAATGGCTACGGCTAATTAGGCACGGTAaaagttttttaataaaaaataattttcaaaaattcatgaTCGTAACTATCGATTCTCGCTGTACATTGTTGATAATACAACTATGTAAAACCTTAGGTGTAAtcgtggatttttttttccttattgttTCCTTTGTCATGTTTTCATTtattctccttttcctttttatttgtaattactTTTGAGTAAATTGAGTGATAGTACAAATCAACTTGTATTCATAACTTTTGACATTTTCTCCCAGTTATTCaaaaagagggggaaaaaaaccttCTTGTGTCTCACATTGATGATGATGGGTAAAATTGGCGTACTTGTAGGAGCAAAGTTAAAAAGAAGGGGCAAAAGCGGATCCGACAGCCGCGTTTTGCATTCATGACTAAGAGCGAAGTTGATCATCTTGAAGATGGCTATCGATGGCGCAAATATGGCCAGAAAGCAGTTAAAAACAGTCCATTTCCCAGGtttgtgttctttttcttttttctttttttttttttggcaaaagaaacttttataaaTCTCGAAAGGTTACATCGAGGGGGAATATCGAAAGCACACGACGCTTACGAGATcagacaaagaagaaaaaagggagaaaCTAATTCCACTTAAGAAGATCAAGTTTCAAACAAAAGGATGAAcattaaacaaaaaacaaaaaacaagatcAAGTTACATACAACGAATTTTTCATTTCTACTTCCACCCAAAACTGCTCATTTTAAACTGATCATTTCATTaggcaaaataagaaaaaccttCCAATATTAAGTGTTTTGTGAGGAAGAAACTGAAAAAATCAATAACAGTAAACATAAGCACAAAGCGAAATTTGTTAAGGCGCGTAATGAAGAAAGCAAGGGAAGGATACTCTATAAATCTTttgttgccgatcaaaaaaaatgtagaaagCATGGGATACTCTATTGGAGAAGTGGAgtacaaattcaagaaaaattcattgTAATAAGCAGAATTCCAATGGAGTGGAGTACTGTGCAAACTGGCACAAGGATAAAAGCGAGTAATTTTCCTTTAGTCCAATAACGCAGAGGAGGACGAAAGTATTACGGGTGTAATACACAGATGAagttgagaaaaataaataaataaataaataaaaggtatGCAATCACGTGTTTTACATGAGGAAGGGTCAAATACTAAGA encodes:
- the LOC131311600 gene encoding probable WRKY transcription factor 57 yields the protein MDDDKHRVDPGITESNWTTTFGQLDSDSAFFFGNDRESSVLAEFGWNFGPPRAPSGSTGETSSNYAEINPIGGAEETPGAAAAATAAIPSVSSSSTEDLPEKSTASGSSDKAQQETSSKVKKKGQKRIRQPRFAFMTKSEVDHLEDGYRWRKYGQKAVKNSPFPRSYYRCTNSKCTVKKRVERSSEDPTIVITTYEGQHCHHTVGFPRGGGGGVGLITAHEAAAFASQFAAPPPPLSPPPSAFQFYYPRVPYPQQTSPSSMPQLHPHPAHEARGSSRSFQEEPADSNPDQMPMDDGLLGDIVHPGMRNR